The Staphylothermus marinus F1 genome has a segment encoding these proteins:
- the ilvA gene encoding threonine ammonia-lyase, producing the protein MIITPGESFSSDIENIYKLSLEASEVIQEFIHKTPLVYNYTISNIVGCDTYLKLENMQKTGSFKVRGATFKIYMLIKEYESRGEKLPGVVAASSGNHAQGVAYAAKVFGIPAIIVMPKTASSTKINATKSYGAEVVLHGEIYDEAYEKAIEISREKGYVFIHPYDDPYIIAGQATIGHEIIDELKKPVVVLVPIGGGGLISGIAVAVKKRSPNTKIIGVQPANASAMLHLIQGRIEGYRPKPSIADGVMVKKPGDLTSRIVRELVDDIVVVDEEDISYAINFLLERAKIVAEGAGALPIAALLSHRYSPIRGPVVAVISGGNIDPALLSRIIMHELAKDKRLLSIIGELWDKPGELGKVISVLAKHNLNIIDIRHDRWDPRLLPSKAKLEIVFEAKTSEDVELALVELERIGYRFRVKG; encoded by the coding sequence ATGATTATTACACCTGGAGAATCCTTCTCCTCAGATATAGAAAATATTTATAAGTTAAGCTTAGAAGCCAGTGAAGTCATACAGGAATTCATACATAAAACGCCTCTAGTATACAATTATACTATATCCAATATTGTAGGTTGTGATACATATCTAAAACTTGAGAACATGCAGAAAACAGGAAGCTTCAAGGTTAGAGGTGCAACTTTCAAAATATATATGTTGATCAAGGAATATGAGAGCAGAGGGGAAAAACTTCCCGGAGTAGTTGCTGCGAGTAGCGGGAACCATGCACAAGGAGTAGCTTATGCTGCTAAAGTATTTGGTATACCGGCAATTATTGTTATGCCTAAAACAGCTTCTTCTACAAAAATTAATGCTACTAAGAGTTATGGTGCAGAAGTAGTTTTACACGGCGAAATATATGATGAAGCATATGAGAAAGCTATAGAGATAAGTAGGGAGAAAGGCTACGTATTTATTCATCCATACGATGATCCCTATATTATAGCTGGTCAAGCAACAATTGGTCATGAAATAATAGATGAGCTAAAGAAGCCTGTAGTAGTATTAGTTCCAATTGGAGGCGGTGGATTAATATCAGGTATAGCGGTGGCAGTGAAGAAGAGAAGCCCTAATACTAAGATTATAGGCGTACAACCAGCTAATGCGTCGGCAATGCTTCACCTAATTCAGGGCAGAATTGAGGGATATAGGCCTAAGCCGAGTATTGCTGATGGAGTAATGGTTAAGAAACCAGGTGATCTAACCAGTAGAATTGTTAGGGAACTAGTTGATGACATAGTGGTTGTTGATGAAGAAGACATATCTTATGCGATAAATTTCTTGCTTGAAAGAGCTAAAATAGTGGCTGAGGGAGCAGGAGCACTCCCAATAGCGGCTCTATTATCTCATCGATACTCACCTATACGGGGGCCTGTCGTTGCAGTTATTAGCGGTGGAAACATTGATCCAGCTCTTCTCTCGAGAATAATAATGCATGAACTAGCCAAAGATAAAAGACTATTATCAATTATTGGTGAATTATGGGATAAACCTGGAGAGCTAGGTAAAGTGATAAGTGTATTAGCCAAGCATAATCTTAACATTATTGATATAAGGCATGATAGATGGGATCCAAGGCTTCTACCATCAAAAGCAAAACTCGAAATAGTATTTGAAGCTAAAACATCCGAAGATGTAGAACTTGCTCTAGTAGAACTAGAGAGGATCGGGTACAGGTTCAGAGTTAAAGGTTAG
- a CDS encoding transcriptional regulator produces the protein MDQDEFLTLREKIMNLLIKTDKPLTVNEIIAYLGLSPRDHRLVYDALEHIAKTIRRRTDSKMELVMVPPRCLKCGYVFKDLKKPRKPSRCPRCKSERISPPAFIIIEKK, from the coding sequence TTGGATCAAGACGAGTTTTTAACATTGAGAGAGAAAATAATGAATTTACTAATAAAAACAGATAAACCATTAACTGTTAATGAGATCATAGCGTATCTAGGATTATCACCTAGAGATCATAGGTTAGTATATGATGCTCTGGAACATATTGCTAAAACTATTAGGAGGAGAACTGATAGTAAAATGGAACTCGTAATGGTTCCTCCTAGGTGTTTAAAGTGTGGATATGTGTTTAAGGATTTGAAAAAACCTCGTAAACCTAGTAGGTGTCCTAGATGTAAGAGTGAGAGAATCTCTCCTCCAGCTTTTATTATTATTGAGAAGAAATGA
- a CDS encoding DUF167 domain-containing protein, with translation MSENNEVINKILKILQESKDGVIIPIYVKPNSDRDALVLEGDELVFYTTEIPEKGRANAALIRFLSKKVGLPHSKIDIIYGARTRSKKILVRDIDTEKLAEKLTEIISSQ, from the coding sequence ATGAGTGAAAATAATGAAGTTATAAACAAAATACTAAAGATTCTTCAAGAATCTAAAGATGGAGTTATTATACCAATATATGTTAAGCCTAACTCTGACAGAGACGCATTAGTACTTGAAGGAGACGAACTTGTCTTTTATACTACAGAAATACCTGAGAAGGGGCGGGCGAATGCTGCGCTAATAAGGTTTTTATCTAAAAAAGTTGGATTACCACATAGCAAGATAGATATAATATATGGTGCTAGAACAAGATCTAAGAAGATCCTTGTTAGAGATATAGATACTGAGAAATTAGCGGAGAAACTCACAGAGATCATTTCTTCTCAATAA
- a CDS encoding TIGR04013 family B12-binding domain/radical SAM domain-containing protein — MVRDTAVIIYYDQRAKYSIHALTAVIDSLNIADVYLIEKTSGFLEFVKNISEKYRKCIIGLSIQTTMLADDSYLDFVIKLNKHKGKCISIAGGPHPSGDPIGTIKSLGFDYAFIGESEKTIQDFIYAFVNDDDLLNVKGLFTIVDDKPIYTGKQEPIKLDDYPPFPYWRLLFNPIEISRGCPYGCKYCQVSYMHGFYMRHRSIDNIVEYTGYMIRKNVRDIRFISPDSLAYGLKTISRKPRLDLIEELLFRLYKKYVEKKNARIFYGSFPSEVRPEHLTRDAARILRKYVANKNIILGAQTGSNRLLRLIGRKHSIEDVYSAVENAVKYGFIPNVDYIIGLPGETREDLYETLRSIKKLVSIGARIHLHVFLPLPGSPYAWMPPGKVPSWVKKELMKLIGAGKAYGQWVHQEKLALKIDMLRRRGIIMPRIRAGSMQRPVSTHLNYSVPP, encoded by the coding sequence ATGGTTAGAGATACTGCAGTAATAATATATTATGATCAACGGGCTAAGTATAGTATACATGCTTTAACAGCTGTAATAGATTCCTTAAACATTGCAGATGTTTACTTGATTGAGAAAACTAGTGGTTTCCTCGAGTTCGTTAAGAATATTTCTGAAAAATATAGGAAATGCATAATTGGATTAAGTATACAAACAACAATGTTAGCTGATGATTCCTACCTAGACTTTGTCATTAAACTAAATAAACATAAAGGAAAATGCATATCTATAGCTGGAGGTCCTCACCCTTCAGGAGATCCTATTGGAACGATAAAAAGCCTTGGTTTCGACTATGCATTTATTGGTGAGAGCGAGAAGACTATTCAGGATTTTATTTATGCATTTGTTAATGATGATGACTTATTAAATGTGAAGGGATTGTTTACTATAGTTGACGATAAACCCATTTATACTGGGAAACAAGAACCTATTAAACTAGATGATTATCCTCCGTTTCCTTATTGGAGATTATTGTTTAATCCTATCGAGATAAGCCGTGGCTGTCCTTATGGATGCAAATATTGCCAGGTAAGCTATATGCATGGATTCTATATGAGGCATAGAAGTATAGATAACATTGTAGAATATACTGGTTACATGATTAGAAAAAATGTTAGAGATATCAGGTTTATTTCTCCAGATTCTCTTGCATATGGATTAAAAACTATTAGTAGAAAGCCTAGATTGGATTTAATAGAAGAGCTACTATTTAGGCTTTATAAGAAATATGTAGAGAAGAAAAACGCTAGAATATTTTATGGATCATTTCCCAGCGAGGTCAGACCAGAACACCTGACCAGGGATGCTGCGAGGATTCTTAGAAAATATGTAGCTAACAAAAATATTATTCTCGGAGCTCAAACGGGAAGTAATAGATTGTTAAGACTTATTGGTAGAAAACACAGCATCGAAGACGTATATAGTGCTGTTGAGAACGCAGTAAAATATGGTTTCATACCTAATGTAGACTATATAATTGGATTACCTGGTGAAACACGTGAAGACTTATATGAGACTCTTCGTTCAATAAAGAAACTAGTATCTATAGGTGCAAGAATACATTTACACGTATTCCTACCATTACCGGGCTCACCATATGCATGGATGCCTCCTGGAAAAGTGCCTAGCTGGGTTAAGAAGGAATTAATGAAACTAATAGGAGCTGGAAAAGCATATGGTCAGTGGGTTCATCAAGAAAAGCTTGCTTTAAAAATAGATATGTTGAGAAGGAGAGGAATAATTATGCCAAGGATAAGAGCCGGATCCATGCAGCGCCCGGTTTCAACACATCTAAACTATTCAGTCCCGCCATAG
- a CDS encoding HAD family hydrolase has translation MARIKAVLLDYDLTLMNNLIDFYDAYNEALKKFVGKTLGFNEFFHLLINYSLQAYIPPDVDRFSFWRYFRQVYRTRYGYPMEGAYYFLYWVKALGLKTIIVSGRECHESSIWEELKRFGLNEYIDKVYTMFDTLILGGVEEELFDKTWLISYALSSYGLDRDEVVYIGDYRQDLLSSQRTGIKFIGIAFSEKRKECLRRLGAEYVGSNLYDVTYYLWQIIREVEFKK, from the coding sequence TTGGCAAGAATTAAAGCTGTATTATTGGATTATGATTTAACCTTGATGAATAATTTGATTGATTTCTATGATGCATATAATGAAGCTTTAAAGAAATTTGTTGGTAAAACCCTGGGTTTTAACGAGTTTTTCCATTTATTGATAAATTATTCTCTACAAGCCTATATTCCACCGGATGTTGACCGGTTCAGTTTTTGGAGATATTTTAGACAAGTATATAGGACTAGATATGGTTATCCTATGGAGGGAGCTTATTATTTTCTATACTGGGTTAAAGCACTTGGTTTAAAAACAATAATTGTTTCTGGTAGAGAATGTCACGAATCAAGTATATGGGAAGAGCTCAAGCGTTTCGGATTAAATGAGTATATTGATAAAGTTTATACAATGTTTGATACTCTTATCCTAGGAGGCGTTGAAGAAGAATTATTCGATAAGACATGGCTAATAAGCTATGCTCTCAGTAGTTATGGATTAGATAGAGACGAAGTTGTCTATATAGGAGATTATAGACAGGATCTACTGAGTTCTCAGAGAACGGGAATAAAGTTTATCGGCATAGCTTTTAGCGAGAAAAGAAAGGAGTGTCTACGTAGACTAGGCGCTGAATATGTTGGGTCAAACCTATACGATGTAACATATTATTTATGGCAAATAATAAGGGAAGTAGAGTTCAAGAAATAA
- a CDS encoding TatD family hydrolase, with the protein MIKYIDMHCHCHEYSVEELSSFIEKNILLVCVSDDPASSMKTLEIRKKLEITPCVGIHPWEAHKYNIKHAKNIADLAIKNNVKCLGEVGLDKRFVPKTYDHQFSIFEIFLEAAKEYDLVLNLHTAGAWREVYELLVKNDINRAYFHWYTGPLNLLEEITGSGYYVGINAAWKIQEKHRKVIKHAPLENMLTETDAPYKYKSLELRPDYVVETIEYIAKVKNMPVEYVLFKINENYEKLFKSPL; encoded by the coding sequence ATGATTAAATACATTGATATGCATTGCCATTGTCACGAATACAGTGTAGAAGAACTATCTAGTTTTATCGAGAAGAACATTTTACTAGTATGTGTATCCGATGATCCAGCGTCTAGTATGAAAACCCTTGAAATAAGAAAGAAACTCGAGATTACGCCGTGTGTAGGTATTCATCCATGGGAAGCACACAAGTATAATATAAAACACGCAAAAAATATCGCGGATCTAGCGATTAAAAATAATGTTAAGTGTCTGGGAGAAGTTGGGTTAGATAAGAGATTCGTGCCTAAAACATATGATCACCAGTTCAGTATATTTGAGATTTTCTTGGAAGCAGCTAAAGAATATGATCTAGTCTTAAATCTACATACAGCTGGTGCTTGGAGAGAAGTATATGAGTTACTGGTTAAGAATGATATAAATAGAGCATATTTTCACTGGTATACTGGTCCACTGAATTTGTTAGAAGAAATTACTGGTTCGGGCTACTATGTAGGAATAAATGCAGCATGGAAAATACAGGAAAAGCATAGAAAAGTAATCAAGCATGCCCCCCTTGAAAACATGTTGACTGAAACAGATGCTCCATACAAGTATAAAAGTTTAGAGCTACGCCCCGACTATGTAGTTGAAACAATAGAATATATTGCAAAAGTTAAGAACATGCCGGTTGAATATGTTTTATTTAAGATTAATGAGAATTATGAAAAACTATTTAAGTCTCCATTGTAG
- a CDS encoding transcriptional regulator — protein sequence MVAEEKKTLEPLSEEITIDLSRVPLAPQGKREIQQLEMALIIATLYSPEVLELIRDPIERATWVDSLAVAAAALARQKAGYPISKIADEVGRSETMIRAYLSGKTKAGRLVLQTYEKLKKGELKIVVPFIKVPTEMVERVQKLEEELKLLNNVKKEYEEKLKKLEEEINKLKTENEKLKAEIDEKTKIINTIKEKLLALKELIEYIEKL from the coding sequence ATGGTGGCAGAAGAGAAGAAGACTCTTGAGCCCCTTAGCGAAGAAATAACAATCGATCTATCTAGAGTTCCTTTAGCTCCACAAGGTAAGAGAGAAATACAACAACTAGAAATGGCATTAATTATAGCGACACTATATAGTCCTGAAGTATTAGAACTAATAAGGGATCCTATAGAGAGAGCAACGTGGGTGGATAGCTTAGCGGTTGCAGCGGCAGCTCTAGCTAGACAAAAAGCAGGTTACCCTATAAGTAAGATCGCGGATGAAGTAGGCAGAAGCGAAACAATGATTCGTGCTTATCTTTCCGGCAAGACAAAAGCTGGCAGACTAGTCTTACAAACATATGAGAAACTCAAGAAGGGAGAACTAAAAATAGTAGTTCCATTCATTAAAGTACCCACGGAAATGGTGGAGAGAGTACAGAAGCTAGAGGAAGAACTAAAACTACTAAACAATGTAAAGAAAGAATACGAAGAAAAACTAAAGAAGCTCGAAGAAGAAATAAATAAGCTGAAAACAGAAAATGAAAAGCTCAAAGCAGAGATAGATGAGAAAACCAAAATAATAAACACTATAAAGGAGAAACTTCTAGCTTTAAAGGAACTTATAGAATACATAGAGAAACTTTAA
- a CDS encoding L-threonylcarbamoyladenylate synthase, which yields MNILRANFINPSINIIQEAYRILKSCGLVVGVTDTLYGIFADPFRDECVSRIYVVKKRKGKPIPLLASSPKAVFSITNINHNLQRFLEVIWPGPVTVILKPIDSIFSEEIHLGTEKIGFRVPASPLPRKLAELNGGFITGTSANISGLKPAKNIEEAIKQLGNNIDLYIDSGTAPIGEPSTVIDLTSEKPLIVRDGVVSYRSIIRLYKHIVSKNHE from the coding sequence TTGAACATTTTGAGAGCAAACTTCATAAATCCATCTATAAACATTATTCAGGAAGCATATAGGATCCTGAAAAGTTGTGGTTTAGTTGTCGGGGTAACCGATACATTATATGGAATATTTGCTGATCCTTTTAGAGATGAGTGTGTTTCAAGAATATATGTTGTAAAGAAAAGAAAGGGAAAACCAATTCCGCTTTTAGCTTCCAGTCCTAAAGCTGTTTTTTCTATTACAAATATAAACCATAATTTACAGCGGTTTCTCGAAGTAATCTGGCCGGGACCTGTTACAGTTATATTGAAGCCTATAGACAGTATATTCTCTGAAGAAATACATTTAGGTACAGAAAAAATCGGGTTTAGAGTACCAGCATCACCTCTGCCTCGAAAACTAGCCGAACTCAACGGTGGATTCATTACAGGTACTAGCGCAAATATAAGCGGGTTAAAACCAGCTAAGAATATTGAGGAAGCAATTAAACAGTTGGGCAACAATATTGATCTATATATAGATTCAGGCACAGCCCCTATAGGGGAACCTTCTACAGTAATAGATCTCACATCGGAAAAACCCCTCATAGTTAGGGATGGAGTAGTTTCATATAGATCTATAATAAGGCTCTACAAGCATATAGTTTCAAAGAATCATGAATGA
- the prf1 gene encoding peptide chain release factor aRF-1, which produces MYVDRRQLREIIKELKKWSAPATVLLSLYIPPGRPVSDVLNMLRQELSITDNIKLKKTRSAVQRALKAAIERLSKIPKIPDNGLALFCGEDMDTGDFICLMFVPPEKVPVYFYRTDKHFHTEFLEEMVVESNLVGLIIIERDAATLGLLKGSRLEVLEEIEDYIPGKHHRGGQSQRRFDRIIEQMVHDFYKRVGEHAKEKFLPLLEQGKLKAILIGGPAYSKYDFVEGDYLDYRLRQLVLPRLIDVSYQGEVGLREMVMKASDLLKEQEYVDALKAVEEFKLNLAKDDGMIIYGEEDVKRALEMGAIKTLIIDEDRPDAHQWAELAKKYGAKPVFLSDDVPEGAWIKKTFGGLVGILRYRIY; this is translated from the coding sequence TTGTATGTTGATAGAAGACAGCTCCGAGAAATAATTAAGGAACTTAAGAAATGGAGTGCTCCAGCTACTGTTCTCCTAAGTCTATATATTCCTCCCGGTAGGCCGGTTAGTGATGTATTAAATATGCTTCGACAAGAACTCTCAATTACTGATAACATAAAATTAAAGAAGACTAGATCAGCTGTTCAGAGAGCATTGAAAGCCGCTATTGAGAGATTAAGTAAGATACCGAAGATCCCTGATAATGGATTAGCATTATTTTGTGGCGAAGACATGGATACAGGAGACTTTATATGCTTAATGTTTGTTCCCCCAGAGAAAGTACCTGTTTATTTCTATAGGACAGATAAACATTTCCATACAGAATTCCTAGAAGAAATGGTTGTTGAAAGCAATCTAGTAGGCCTTATAATTATTGAAAGAGACGCTGCTACTTTGGGGTTATTGAAAGGGAGCAGGCTAGAAGTGTTAGAGGAGATAGAGGATTATATACCTGGAAAACATCATAGAGGAGGACAGAGTCAGCGAAGATTTGATAGAATAATAGAGCAAATGGTTCATGACTTCTATAAACGTGTAGGAGAACATGCTAAGGAAAAGTTCTTACCTCTACTTGAACAGGGCAAATTAAAAGCTATACTTATTGGTGGACCAGCATATAGTAAATATGATTTCGTTGAGGGAGACTATCTAGATTACAGATTGAGACAACTTGTTCTACCAAGACTTATAGATGTAAGTTATCAAGGAGAAGTGGGTTTAAGAGAAATGGTTATGAAAGCCTCTGATCTGTTAAAGGAACAAGAATACGTGGATGCGTTAAAAGCTGTGGAAGAATTTAAGCTCAATCTAGCAAAAGATGATGGAATGATAATATATGGTGAAGAAGATGTTAAGAGAGCGCTTGAAATGGGCGCTATTAAAACATTAATTATAGATGAAGATAGACCAGATGCTCATCAATGGGCTGAGCTAGCAAAGAAATATGGTGCTAAACCAGTATTTCTAAGTGATGATGTGCCTGAAGGAGCATGGATCAAGAAAACATTTGGAGGACTAGTAGGTATTCTAAGATATCGTATTTATTAA
- a CDS encoding potassium channel family protein, producing MPLKAPRPVKYEPIPVIDLLMEMNVYSRLMLDLAYYSVVVKDTSIAYEVQRIEDKLDADWSLLVMQASLAVRSARDAEEMVSVYRMANALDKLSDSAADIAMLVIRNIGISEPVRAALLESEEVVTTIKVQNKGLEGFSVGRLYEIMTGFNILAIRRENYWIINPSENEEIRLGDILIVRGTLDSLNTIANILGDKLALKKPLVEERENKIAKKIAYMKNITDVMIDLAFHAIVNNDKLAAIEVLNLEEIVDDTIHKMILTIIEKFHDNPEEATGLLSFVISMENVADAAAELVTPLASNLPIHPIVKRVEEESIERIVRLKIPSNFKETPLGELGLDELGAIPIAIYRGRKIIPLPNENTVIKPGDILIVKIYSGMEENLNEKLDNYNIEIEGIEIEEEED from the coding sequence TTGCCTTTAAAAGCGCCGAGACCCGTTAAATATGAGCCTATTCCAGTAATAGATTTATTGATGGAAATGAATGTTTATTCGAGGCTAATGCTTGATCTAGCATATTATTCTGTAGTGGTTAAAGATACAAGCATCGCATATGAGGTTCAGAGAATAGAGGATAAACTGGATGCTGATTGGAGCCTACTAGTTATGCAAGCTAGTCTAGCAGTTAGATCTGCGAGGGACGCTGAAGAAATGGTTAGTGTTTATAGAATGGCTAATGCCCTCGATAAACTAAGTGATTCTGCCGCAGATATCGCTATGCTTGTTATTAGAAATATAGGTATAAGCGAGCCCGTTAGAGCAGCACTGCTTGAATCAGAAGAAGTAGTTACAACTATTAAAGTACAAAATAAGGGATTGGAGGGATTCAGTGTAGGTAGGCTATACGAGATCATGACTGGATTCAACATATTAGCAATTAGAAGAGAGAATTACTGGATAATTAATCCAAGCGAGAACGAAGAAATACGTTTAGGAGACATATTAATAGTTAGAGGAACACTTGATTCTTTAAATACAATAGCAAATATTCTAGGCGATAAACTAGCATTGAAGAAACCATTAGTTGAAGAAAGAGAGAACAAAATTGCGAAGAAAATAGCATATATGAAGAATATAACGGATGTAATGATTGATCTAGCTTTTCATGCAATAGTAAACAATGACAAGCTAGCTGCTATAGAAGTATTAAACCTCGAGGAAATAGTCGATGATACAATACATAAAATGATACTTACAATAATAGAGAAGTTCCACGATAACCCCGAAGAAGCAACAGGGCTATTAAGTTTTGTTATCAGTATGGAGAACGTGGCGGATGCGGCTGCCGAGCTCGTCACTCCCCTAGCATCAAACCTGCCAATTCACCCTATAGTGAAACGAGTCGAAGAGGAGAGTATTGAGAGAATAGTTAGGCTAAAGATTCCCTCAAACTTCAAAGAAACACCTCTAGGAGAACTAGGCCTAGACGAACTAGGCGCTATTCCCATAGCTATTTATCGTGGAAGAAAAATTATACCGTTACCAAATGAGAACACTGTTATCAAACCAGGCGATATATTGATCGTAAAAATCTATAGTGGGATGGAGGAAAACCTAAACGAAAAACTAGATAACTACAATATTGAAATAGAAGGAATAGAGATCGAGGAGGAAGAAGATTAG
- a CDS encoding phosphate signaling complex PhoU family protein has translation MVEKRKIQKTGSSSYIVTLPKDWIDSMGLKSGDYVLIYEHEGKLIITPPKLEAGMLTGEIRVLKPIENDQVFRILVAMYLSGYSSITVTFDKNIPELAKRISELKNHARIKLAGIEVVDETYNSVMMKILLDLKELPLIRATRRLHLIVNNMLLDALKAFYTKDTGLAEAVLQRDDEADRFHFMIVRQLALALLDIRIMNELGISNPVEAINYRILARNLERIADHAVNIAKRTYHRPDDCVLCKETYDIGLRINSLFNKAMDGLYRLSRQQSEEVIFEAQEIIKTIDNMLFNKILVGDISDQEKIVLTMVFDSLRRITRYSSGIAEATLNIRASKSSVIEIK, from the coding sequence ATGGTTGAGAAGAGGAAAATACAGAAAACCGGATCATCGTCATATATAGTAACATTGCCTAAAGACTGGATAGATAGTATGGGGTTAAAATCAGGAGACTATGTTTTAATATATGAACATGAAGGTAAACTCATCATTACTCCTCCAAAATTAGAAGCAGGCATGTTAACAGGGGAGATCAGGGTTCTAAAACCAATTGAGAATGATCAAGTCTTCAGAATACTTGTTGCAATGTATTTGTCAGGATATAGCAGTATAACCGTAACGTTTGATAAAAATATTCCAGAACTGGCTAAGAGAATAAGTGAGCTTAAAAATCATGCCAGAATAAAGCTTGCTGGTATAGAAGTTGTTGATGAAACCTATAATAGTGTTATGATGAAGATCCTCCTAGACCTTAAAGAATTACCATTAATAAGGGCAACTAGACGATTACATTTGATCGTCAATAATATGTTACTAGATGCATTAAAGGCATTCTATACCAAAGATACTGGACTAGCAGAAGCTGTTCTGCAAAGAGATGATGAGGCTGATCGTTTCCATTTCATGATTGTTAGACAACTTGCTCTCGCACTTCTTGATATTAGAATCATGAATGAACTAGGCATATCAAATCCTGTAGAAGCTATAAATTATAGGATACTAGCGAGAAATCTTGAGAGAATAGCTGATCATGCCGTAAACATTGCTAAAAGAACATATCATAGACCAGACGATTGTGTATTATGTAAGGAAACATATGATATTGGGCTTAGAATAAATAGTTTATTTAATAAAGCAATGGATGGGTTATATAGGCTTAGCAGGCAACAATCAGAAGAAGTTATATTTGAAGCTCAAGAGATTATAAAAACAATTGATAATATGCTTTTCAACAAGATACTAGTTGGCGATATTAGTGATCAGGAGAAAATTGTTCTAACAATGGTATTTGATAGTTTGAGAAGAATAACGAGATATAGTAGTGGAATAGCAGAAGCAACCCTCAATATTAGAGCTAGTAAAAGCTCTGTTATAGAAATTAAGTGA